The Sorex araneus isolate mSorAra2 chromosome X, mSorAra2.pri, whole genome shotgun sequence DNA segment CGCTGCAGAATAATCTTGTCGCGGAATCTGAAAAAGGAGGTGAGACATATCTCATTATGCCGGCGGAAATGTCTGATTTAGAAACTTTGGGATTTATCCTCAAAGTAGAAATCACTGTAGGAAAACGAGAGATGTAAGCCTTGGACACAGGGAAGGGTCACAACGCGGGGCCACCGCTGCATCGCGGGGAGAGCGGCGGCGGACGCtcgggggcgggcaggaggcatggggggcgggggcggtcgTGCCCCGAGTGAGTGCATCGAGGAAAAGCTTCCGAAAGACTCCGGTGGATGGCTTGTGCCACTGACACTTGGGCCGAACTAAGGAGGCCACCCGGCACGACCCGGCTAAGGGACCCCACTCACTTAGCTGCTACTTAGGGACGTCAGGATTCTGGAACCCAGCAGAGCTCATCTTCCGGCCCGGGAGAAACGCCCCTAGGTGAGTCCGTCCCTCAAACGCCCCGCATCAAACTTCCGGTGCCGCCGGAAGTGGTTCTTCCCGGAATTTAGGAATCGGAATTCACAATAGCCTCTAGCTGTCCGGACTGGGTGGGTTCCCATgaggaacatatatatatatataatcttccCTTAGGGGAAGGAGCTTAATTTCTCTCCGCTAGAGTGAGTGAATTTTGTGACTTTCTTCAAGGAATAAAATATGGAAAGGGTCAAATAGTAACTTCATCGGCGTGTCAGCAATATCAGGGCGGTAGGGCGATTGCCTcccacacagcctacctgggttccttccctgagcagagtcaggaataagatcTGAGTACAGCCCGGTgttctcccacccccaaatatatatcgAAGACGAAAGAATTGGGGTCTTTAAAGGAAAACAAGAAtaagcttaatttttaaattgtgctCTTAAACATATGTTAAATTGTATCCTCTGGGAGCCCCCCTTCTAATTCCCTCTGTCTGTTCCGCGTGTATGAACTCATATTTTACTGTTTTCGGAAGGTCTTAAGCTTTCATTTGCACCCCACGGATGACCCCTCCAGTaacttctaaaacattttttgttttgaggccacacccaggagtgctcgggggttattcccgGCGGGTCTCGGGGAACCTTATGCGACGCCGCCGAAGATCGAACCCGCATGCACGGGATAAGCCCTAGACGCTGTACTACGGCTCCCCAAGCCAGCCTGTTTAAATGGTTCCAATAAAGCGCTGAGAACCGGAGCGATCCTCTCCAGGGGGGCGTGGGGTTCCCGGGGCTTCCGGGACCGCGCTCTGAGCACTTCCGTGGGCGGCGGCCGCGCGGCCTCGcgcagttcctccgcccctcggcTTGCTGCGGCCACGTCTCAGCATGGCGAGCTCTGCGCTGCGGGCCGCGCTGGAGCAGCGCCTCGGCGCCCTGGCCATCCGCACCGAGGTCGTGGAGCACCCTGAGGTGAGGTGCCCCTGCCCCAACACCCGGGTCTACTCGGTGGGCTCTGCTGCGGTGTCCAGCGTGTGAGGTTTGGGACACTGTGCCCCAGGAACGTCGTTCCTCAGGGCATTTCGCAGGTTAGATTACGAAGGAATAAAAATTCTCAGGTGTATAGCGAGAAAACGTATGTTTCCCTCCGGTAGTGACATGATCACATTCACGAGAATTTAGCCAACATTGAGGTCTTTTGCATCTACAGTTTCCAAGAAGTAAATCGTCCATGTAGTGGCTAAATTTATCAGGTATCAAACATCTATAGCAGGACATCAAGCATAGTAGTTTTTACATTCTTACGTGATTTAGTGATGAGAAGATTGCATTGCAATATTAACGGAAACTAATGTGTAGTTAAGGGTGCTACAAAGACATGTATGGACGATGTATGTgcggatgatttttttttttctttttgggtcacacctgacggtgcacaggggttactcctggctcatgcactcaggaattactcctagcggtgctcgggagaccatatgggatgctgggaatcgaacccggatcagctgggtgcaaggcaaatgccctaccccctgtgccatctatcgctccagccccagatgattATTTTCAAAGGTATATTAGGAATCGATCTTTCTCACCTTGACATATTTAACATCAGAATCCTTTCATTCTTTGACCTCCCTCCCACAGGGTCGCATTCTCTTGCTTTCTTGACATTATCAGTTGCCCTCCCTGTGGTTATTTGTAGCATGGAGGTTGTCACATATGTATGCTGAAAACCCAGTCTGGACTACCCTGCACGTcgtgtgtttaaaataaaatcctttttacTGAAACATATAATACTGGCATACAGAGCCCGCTTGATTTCTCAAGGAGTAACTAAGATGGGAAGGGCTTACTACTTGTTAATGTGCTGGGGGTGGGTTTATAACAGTGATGAAACCCAAGGCATTGAGTATCCCCAACCTTACCTCTTTTCAGCAGTCAAAACGATGGCCCTGTAAATGtgaagtgtgtgtatgtatacatgtattcaTTCTTAACCTTACTGTCATGTTTACAGGTCTTTACAGTTGAAGAAATGATGCCTTATATCCAGCATTTGAAAGGAGCACACAGTAAGAACTTATTTcttaaagacaaaaagaaaaaaggctacTGGCTGGTGACAGTTCTTCATGATagacaaattaatttaaatgatcTTGCCAAACAGTTAGGTGTTGGAAGTGGAAATCTGCGATTTGCTGATGAATCAGCCATGCTTGAAAAACTCCAAGTTCGACAAGGCTGTGCCACACCCTTGGCACTCTTTTGTGACCATGGAGATGTGAAATTTGTTCTGGATTCTGCTTTTTTGGAAGGTGGACATGAAAAGGTATACTTTCATCCAATGACTAATGATGCAACTATGGGATTGAGCCCTGAAGACTTTCTCACTTTTGTGAAGAATACAGGACATGatccaataataataaattttgataaaaacacctaatttggggctagagaaatgACTCAGTGGTcaagggtgcatgccttgcatgcacaagcacctgagtttggtctctggcaccacatgctaGTTACCACCATCCCCATTCAGCCCTGGAGGCCTCGCCACCCAACACCTTGAGGAGAGGCCTCAgacctcctgagtactgcttgggagcccccccccccaataaacaaACAGCTAACTTGGAAAATGcttagaataaatttatttctgaatgttGTTCTTCCTGTTTATAATTTACAAATAGCACTTAAAGAATTAAGACTACTTAGCACCTAGGATTGATGACCATCAAAATCATCTTAGGAGAAATATGTGATCTAAATTCAAAAGTTCTTACATTTTTTGATACTGGGGGTAGAACCCAGAGCCATTTAATATGCTAGGTACATGCTCTCCATCTGACCCACATTCCCACCCcaaggatattttaaaaagaaaatagtaggtAATTTTAGTCATTTCAGACAGACAATTCATCCTCTAACTCCTCAAGACAATTATTCATTACAGGAAAACCTTAGGTAATTAAGAATAAATTAACACTGAGACTAAAGACGAACTGACTAACATATTAACTACCATCTTTACGGTGGTCATTATAGATGAAAACAAGTTGCAAAAAATAGCACATATAAAAGTATACTTGTTAGTATAGGCaaagaaatcaaaaagaatatagaaataaattacTGATAATGTCTATCTTTAGAGAATGTGGAATGAGGAGTAAGAAATCTGCAGAAAGAGCATTTCGTATTTCATGTATGAAAACCCACCTATAAGTTTGTAAACTAAGGTGCCTGAAATAAAATATGGGTGATGAGGAACCAAAGGCAAACACTATTATTTGGTGTTTATAAACCATTTTTTCCCCTAGTGGAAGTTAACTTTCCATGAAGGATATCTATAAagttttaatatagaaaaacacTCAAATGGAAAATGTTTTACCATTATTCTAATACAATTAACTTATTTtagtgatactggggattgaaaccaggaccTTACACATCCAAACTGCTAAGCTACATACTGAGcctagaattaattttaaaactaacaATTAGATAAGTCATTAAGGATTTGTTTAGGAATTGTTCAGAGATTAGAAATGTGAATATACTTGAACAAACTTCTCTTTGTTCTATTTAAATTTGTCTCCTTTGAACTATGGCTTATGAAATACTAAAAGAATCTACACTAATCTATTGTCAGTTGTCTTATAAGAAGACAGGTCAATAATAGAGGAACATTCACATTTttcctcaaattaaaataaaacccttCAGTTGAGGGTCTGACAAAAACTTAACTACAAAAACAATGTCATGAGAATTATGTTTTCCTTTAGTACAAGGAAtcaaatggaatatttttatgattaacaTATTTTCTTGTTTGATCATTCAAATTTCCCTCTGGCAGAGACACTAATCTGTTgctaaaaggcaaaataaaactttaaaatgtctaATAATCAGATGTTTACTCCTGGTTGAATTTTGGAGGTtctccccaacagtgctcaggaggcataGGGTTCCCTCCTAGTGACTCTGGCCAAATGAGCCCAACTGGGCagcagttcaatgctagggcctgaggatTCAGTGCTGTTCAGGCCCTTAGTGCCAGGGCTTAACCCTAGCCATAACTGGAGAACTCCAAGGCTACACTCGAGATGTTCAGGAGAGCACCTAGTgcaagagatcaaacctgggtgcatgcaaagcatgggctTTAACCCCTGGCACTACCATGGCAGAATTctcataaaatataaactatatttaaGATAGGTCAATTTAGTACCTGGAGAGAGTAAAGCGGGTAGGGATTTGACttccatgaggccaacccgggtttaatcagATTAGCACAGCATATgacccccccagtcccaccaggaatgatccctgagcacagtcaggattaagccctaaacactgctgggttactctaaaacaacaacaacaaaattcttaTCAGTAAGAAAAGTTCTCCATAAATTCTTAGGTGCCGTGTTAGCTTTCATCATTTCccatattttaaagaagaaattcaggTTGCCCTACATCTAAAATTATTACAAAGACACGGAGGACCTTAACTGGACAAACTGCCCTTCTATACCTTATGCTTGAAAACAGACCTAAAAAGAGCATTCTACACAAGAATTCAAGGTTGGCTGCGTTCTCTTAACATTTTGCCTTCTAAAATATGATACATAAAAGTGAGAGATTTGTTTCTATAACTATTAGATTGCACTTCAAGTTATTTTGTGATTGACAACACATACGCaaattcctctctctcttcccaccctCTCTCACATAACCTCAATATTTATCCCTAAATGATTTAGTAGGAGAGCAGTATTTAAACAGGGACCTAAGCTATATGTGAAAATAAGTTCTCTAGGAAACAAGAAAATCAAAGTACAGCATTTGGTTAAGattgtgttatttttaaaatgattactaACTACTTGTTACAAAAATcacctgttttatttctttttatagcaGTTTGATAAGTGAATGTTAAACCAATTAAAAACTTTAAGGAATAAAGTTAAAGACTAAAATGAAAAGTGTTTGGttttagaaatacaaaatcaACCAAGCTATGGTGTCTTTTGTTATGAATTGAACTGTGACTGTTTTACGTATTGCCAAGTAGTAACATTTTGCCATTCAAATCCAAATCccttaatagcattgtaaatctCTTAGTACTTGTAAAGGAAATGTTACagctttttatattatttgatttgGTATTTAATAACAATTATAAATACAATGATGAACTTAGAAAAAGAGAACccatgatttgaaaaaaaaatctaaaatcagGTTTTGTTAAAGGGTGTTATAAGTACAACTTTATCCATAAAGCATTTTCATTGTTGTCCAAATGTTTCAACATGTACATCACGGTTTACTTTATAAAATGGGATCTCTTCTTTTGTATTATTCATTCAAGgcttaaaagaaagcaaaaatctcaggactaaatgtatcagaaaagaaaagaaattcatttttatcataaaacttaaaatacaaaGTCATTAGCATACATAATTACTCCTAATTTTAATTTCAGATTGGTACATCTTTCCACTTCTTAACAAACCGGTAAGATAGAGCAGGCTATAATCTGTGAGGTGGCTGTAATTCTGTAATATGCACAGTGCTTTTTAATAGGCTCTTACCATGCCTTGCATGAAAGGTGCTACATACAAACCTATTTTGTGAACTCTTTGGTAACCACCAGTTCAAAAATTTGGACCAAACATATCCACATGGCCGATGGGAAGTGCTATATGATGGGAGCTCTGGGCCAGAATGATTGCCCTTTATATTGAATTCTTcagctttgttttggagccagattcagctcaggagaccttatagggtgctggagactgaacctaggttggctgcttgcaaggcaagtgttctacccactgtactaagtCACTTGTCCTCTGATCAGCTTTCACTGGGGATTGAGGTCTTAAATTAGAACTGAattaagaaaactacaagcaTTTCTGgcctaaaaaaggaaaatggtcaGTTAGTTTATAGTTGGCCACAATTTTGTTTGGTGTAAgtttaagggaaaaaaagtgaCTTTCTACTAAACTGGTATTTAAgttaatatttttggaaaataaaatgttcctaTGGTTATTACCTAGTCCTTGAAAAGGTACAAAAACAGTGATGAATATAATGGGGAAATTGATACTTTTGCAGTATCTTCAAGTGTTCCCTTGGTTCCTCTAATTGCATTTTCTCAGGGCCAGGCTGCTTAGATTCAGTACTTCATAGGCGGCCCTTAAGCATTTTCTACTCTAAGCAATAATGTACTACTTGTGTGGAATGTTCCCTGTTGTAGGATTACTGTTCTGGAGAGGTTAAGCTCTGATAGCATTCACCTCATTGGGACAACTCTTACTAATTAAATTTCAGCTTTCAGTCACTGTCCTGGGATGTGTCCTAGTTGTGCAAATTAGATGCTAGTTAATATAAATCTAAATTACCCACTTAAAGTATTTAGCTAAACATATATCTGTATTTACTCTCAATTTATCCACCTAAAAatgaatttacatttttttacacGCAAGTGTCTCTAGATAGCCCTGATGTCCGTTATCAAATTGATACTTGGATCTAGGGAgtcaggttggagagataatgTTTCAAAATCTAGAGAATAGATTTTAAATATGTCTGTTGTgcaatatttgtattttagtaaGAATCTTTTGTATTTACACTTACATAGCACCTTTCATTCAAGAGTTTATAAGTGACATAACTTTACAGCATTATTTGGTGGCAAAATCTAAATTAATGACAGAATTAAGTTAAATAAATCCAAATTATCTAACTTCCATTTCAATTTCTGGTTAACTACACATGCTGTCTTTCTTCTTAGATTGGGCTTTCTGAAAGTAGA contains these protein-coding regions:
- the LOC101540819 gene encoding prolyl-tRNA synthetase associated domain-containing protein 1, with product MASSALRAALEQRLGALAIRTEVVEHPEVFTVEEMMPYIQHLKGAHSKNLFLKDKKKKGYWLVTVLHDRQINLNDLAKQLGVGSGNLRFADESAMLEKLQVRQGCATPLALFCDHGDVKFVLDSAFLEGGHEKVYFHPMTNDATMGLSPEDFLTFVKNTGHDPIIINFDKNT